One window from the genome of Cryptomeria japonica chromosome 6, Sugi_1.0, whole genome shotgun sequence encodes:
- the LOC131856062 gene encoding 2-oxoglutarate-dependent dioxygenase AOP3-like: MVFPEAELPIIDISVLQSELKEGDPDLQRLCNQAKEAAQQWGAFRVVNHGVKKELLNIVDSVSRGLFSLPPQVKERVVRLPFDGYSKGVGLSSGEAICFLEVQASDSIQQYAQKLWPQGNPEFCDSLRTYSSKLADLTNSLIKLILQDLGVMTILYNDQVAGLEMRSKQGEWFTVKPLAGSFTVIIASALKIWSNDRCWSVEHRVAYEGKEPRLSIGFFWNFLKEKEVSVPEELIDEHYPHRYKPFLFKDYRNARVQEAPLDIFI; encoded by the exons ATGGTTTTTCCAGAGGCTGAGCTCCCTATAATAGATATTTCTGTTCTTCAATCAGAGTTAAAAGAAGGTGATCCTGATCTTCAGAGGCTGTGCAATCAAGCAAAAGAAGCTGCCCAACAGTGGGGAGCTTTTCGTGTGGTGAATCATGGAGTCAAAAAGGAGCTTCTAAACATAGTGGATTCAGTTTCTCGAGGTCTTTTCAGTCTTCCACCCCAAGTAAAAGAAAGAGTCGTTCGTCTTCCATTTGATGGGTATTCGAAGGGCGTTGGTCTTTCATCTGGCGAGGCCATATGTTTCCTAGAAGTACAGGCTTCTGATTCGATTCAGCAATATGCACAAAAGCTATGGCCCCAAGGAAATCCTGAATTTTG TGATAGCCTAAGAACATACAGTTCCAAGTTAGCTGATCTGACAAATTCCCTAATAAAACTTATCCTTCAAG ATTTGGGTGTGATGACAATTCTATATAATGACCAAGTGGCTGGTCTTGAAATGCGCTCTAAACAAGGTGAATGGTTCACTGTAAAACCTCTTGCTGGATCATTCACTGTCATCATAGCCAGCGCTCTAAAG ATATGGAGCAATGATAGATGTTGGAGTGTGGAGCATCGTGTAGCATATGAGGGGAAGGAGCCTCGTCTTTCTATCGGTTTCTTCtggaattttttgaaggaaaaagagGTGAGTGTACCAGAGGAGCTCATAGATGAACACTATCCACATCGTTATAAACCCTTTCTTTTCAAAGACTATAGAAATGCTCGAGTCCAAGAAGCTCCTCTTGACATTTTTatttag